A stretch of Sulfurirhabdus autotrophica DNA encodes these proteins:
- a CDS encoding efflux RND transporter permease subunit: MIARLIQWSVYNRFLVLLATVFLVFWGLWAVRSTPVDALPDLSDVQVIIRTTFPGQAPQIVENQVTYPLATTMLSVPGAKTVRGYSFFGDSFVYVLFEDGTDLYWARSRVLEYLNQVQGSLPAGAKTALGPDATGVGWIYEYALVDHSGKLDLSDLRSLQDWFLKYELKSIPNVAEVASIGGMVKQYQIVLDPVKLAAYRISHSKVLEAIKNSNQEAGGSVVELGEAEYMVRASGYLKTLDDFRSIPVAVSGSGVPVHLGDIARIQVGPEMRRGIAELNGQGEVAGGVIIMRSGKNARETISAVKAKLADMKKSLPAGVEIKTTYDRSQLIDNAIQNLSHKLIEEFIVVALVCALFLWHIRSALVAIISLPLGILIAFIVMRYQGVNANIMSLGGIAIAIGAMVDAAVVMIENAHKKLESWHHEHPGQPLDNTAHWQVITHAAMEVGPALFFSLLIIMLSFLPVFTLEAQEGRLFGPLAFTKSYAMAGAAGLAVTLIPILMGYWIRGKIPSEQANPLNRVLITVYRPLLDAVLRKPKTTLVVAVLAFTTSLWPMMRLGGEFMPPLDEGDLLYMPSALPGLSVAKAAELLQQSDRMIKSVPEVASVFGKAGRAESATDPAPIEMFETTIQFKPHDQWRPGMTQEKLVEELDRVVKIPGLANIWVPPIRNRIDMLATGIKSPIGVKISGTDIGTIERIAVEVERVAKNVPGVSSALAERLSGGRYIDISINRDAASRYGLNISDVQSVVASLIGGMNVGETIEGTARYPINVRYPRELRDSLEKLRQLPIVTPSGQLITLGTVADLRINDGPPMLKSENARLSSWVYIDVRGRDLASVVSDLRKVVATEVNLAPGISVAYSGQFEFMERANARLKLVVPATILIIFVLLYLAFQRIDDAALIMATLPFALTGGVWILYLLNYNLSVATGVGFIALAGVAAEFGVIMLLYLRQALEARLATGATLTRELVEDAIREGAVLRVRPKAMTVAVILAGLLPIMWGSGTGSEVMSRIAAPMVGGMITAPLLSMFVLPAAYLLLRSPRSKKL; this comes from the coding sequence ATGATTGCGCGCCTGATTCAATGGTCGGTATATAACCGGTTTCTGGTACTGCTTGCCACGGTATTTCTTGTATTCTGGGGTCTTTGGGCCGTGCGATCCACCCCTGTAGATGCATTACCGGATCTTTCTGACGTACAAGTCATCATCCGCACCACGTTCCCGGGCCAGGCACCGCAGATTGTGGAAAACCAGGTCACCTATCCCCTTGCCACCACAATGCTCTCGGTACCAGGGGCAAAAACTGTACGCGGCTACTCTTTCTTTGGTGATTCATTTGTATATGTACTGTTTGAAGATGGCACTGATCTCTATTGGGCACGTTCCCGCGTACTGGAATACCTTAATCAGGTGCAGGGAAGTCTGCCAGCCGGGGCAAAGACCGCGCTCGGACCCGATGCAACGGGAGTAGGCTGGATTTATGAATATGCCCTGGTTGATCACAGTGGCAAGCTTGATCTCTCAGATCTTCGGTCTTTACAGGACTGGTTCCTGAAGTATGAGCTTAAGAGCATACCCAATGTAGCTGAAGTTGCATCCATCGGGGGTATGGTCAAACAGTACCAGATTGTGCTCGATCCAGTAAAGCTTGCAGCCTACCGCATATCTCATAGCAAAGTGCTGGAGGCCATCAAGAACAGCAACCAGGAGGCAGGTGGTTCTGTAGTAGAACTAGGTGAAGCCGAGTATATGGTACGTGCAAGCGGCTACCTGAAAACTCTGGATGATTTTCGTAGCATTCCTGTTGCAGTGAGTGGGTCAGGTGTACCTGTACACCTGGGTGACATCGCAAGAATACAAGTTGGCCCGGAAATGCGACGCGGTATTGCCGAGCTCAATGGCCAAGGGGAAGTTGCAGGTGGCGTGATCATTATGCGTTCCGGAAAAAATGCCCGCGAAACCATTTCAGCAGTTAAGGCAAAATTGGCTGATATGAAGAAAAGCCTGCCGGCCGGAGTGGAAATCAAAACCACTTATGACCGAAGCCAATTAATCGATAATGCCATTCAAAATCTCAGCCACAAACTGATTGAAGAGTTTATTGTTGTTGCACTCGTTTGCGCGCTATTTTTATGGCATATTCGCTCAGCACTTGTGGCGATTATTTCACTGCCACTGGGAATTCTCATTGCCTTTATCGTAATGCGTTACCAAGGCGTTAACGCTAACATTATGTCGTTAGGGGGGATTGCCATTGCCATTGGTGCGATGGTGGATGCGGCTGTGGTGATGATTGAAAACGCCCATAAAAAACTGGAATCCTGGCATCACGAACATCCAGGGCAGCCGTTAGATAACACCGCACATTGGCAAGTGATCACTCATGCAGCGATGGAAGTCGGACCTGCACTTTTTTTCAGCCTGCTGATTATCATGCTTTCCTTCCTGCCAGTATTCACTTTGGAAGCACAGGAGGGTCGACTCTTCGGTCCGCTTGCCTTCACCAAAAGCTATGCTATGGCAGGTGCAGCAGGCTTGGCCGTCACGTTAATCCCTATCCTGATGGGGTACTGGATTCGGGGGAAAATACCAAGCGAGCAGGCTAATCCACTTAACCGCGTGCTGATTACGGTTTACCGGCCCCTACTGGATGCCGTGTTACGCAAGCCAAAAACTACGTTAGTAGTCGCAGTACTGGCCTTTACTACCTCTCTATGGCCGATGATGCGGCTCGGGGGGGAATTTATGCCGCCTCTTGATGAAGGCGATCTTCTCTATATGCCTTCTGCCTTGCCAGGGCTATCAGTGGCCAAAGCTGCCGAACTGCTGCAACAAAGTGACCGAATGATCAAAAGTGTGCCAGAAGTTGCCAGCGTGTTTGGCAAAGCCGGTCGTGCTGAAAGCGCCACTGATCCGGCACCCATTGAAATGTTCGAAACTACGATCCAGTTTAAACCCCACGATCAATGGCGACCTGGCATGACCCAGGAAAAACTGGTGGAGGAACTGGACCGCGTTGTTAAAATACCGGGGCTCGCCAACATCTGGGTACCACCAATCCGAAACCGCATTGACATGCTTGCAACAGGCATCAAAAGTCCCATCGGGGTAAAGATATCCGGTACGGATATTGGTACGATTGAGCGCATTGCAGTAGAAGTTGAGCGCGTCGCAAAGAATGTGCCAGGGGTTTCTTCTGCCCTGGCAGAACGACTTTCCGGTGGTCGATATATAGATATTTCCATCAATCGGGATGCAGCCTCCCGATACGGGCTGAATATCAGCGATGTGCAGTCCGTAGTGGCATCGCTTATCGGCGGGATGAACGTAGGGGAAACAATTGAGGGTACAGCACGCTATCCGATAAACGTACGTTACCCACGTGAACTACGTGATTCGCTGGAAAAACTGCGGCAATTGCCCATCGTCACGCCAAGCGGCCAACTCATCACGCTCGGCACTGTCGCTGACTTGCGTATAAACGACGGACCACCGATGCTGAAAAGTGAAAACGCGCGACTTTCAAGCTGGGTATACATTGACGTAAGAGGACGCGATCTGGCCTCAGTTGTGTCAGATCTGCGCAAAGTAGTGGCAACCGAAGTCAATCTGGCACCAGGAATAAGCGTGGCCTACTCCGGACAGTTCGAATTTATGGAAAGAGCCAATGCGCGACTGAAGCTGGTTGTGCCGGCAACCATTCTCATTATTTTCGTGCTGCTCTACCTGGCATTCCAGCGCATAGATGACGCTGCACTCATCATGGCTACCCTGCCATTTGCGCTCACTGGCGGTGTCTGGATTTTATATCTGCTAAACTACAATCTCTCTGTCGCCACCGGCGTCGGCTTTATAGCGCTAGCTGGTGTCGCGGCTGAATTTGGCGTCATCATGCTGCTGTATCTGCGGCAAGCCCTGGAAGCGCGGCTTGCGACAGGGGCAACACTTACCAGAGAATTGGTGGAAGATGCCATCCGTGAAGGCGCAGTACTGAGAGTGCGCCCCAAAGCCATGACTGTTGCCGTCATTCTGGCAGGCCTGTTACCTATTATGTGGGGAAGCGGCACTGGATCGGAAGTCATGAGCCGCATTGCTGCGCCTATGGTAGGCGGGATGATTACAGCACCTCTGCTTTCAATGTTTGTCCTTCCAGCCGCGTACCTGTTACTTCGCTCACCACGCAGCAAAAAACTGTGA
- a CDS encoding autotransporter assembly complex protein TamA gives MIKAAITFLATALGLALMLMTQTAFADENQAIFHYDIQLAIPDAQRKLLEDNLDLYRWQNSERMDDIQLKRLVKLAPDQIREFLGTEGYYSPRIEANVAHKNGTWAVMLVVEPGEPVHVTAFDLQVTGPFDDSSTENRTRLEKMRANWGLRPGAVFRHDDWESAKRNALKSLLLDRYPAASIADSLSTVNPEAKSAELQVTLNSGPAFTFGKLEIKGLQRYPASIIERMNPVKPGEPYSQAKLLGLQSRIQDSPYFASAAVSADTDPDHPTSVPIQVEVVEAKSQKLGFGIGMSTDTGARGQVDYRDLNFLDRAWRLSGALKLDQKVQSLNGDLQFPLTENGYRDSIYTQIERTNIVGLVTKKIAFGPKRTFISGKTETSYGLRYLVEQQDIDGGASTKSTTLSPSYSWTIRNIDNVLYPTRGYLVNLQADAASRAMLSSQNFLRGYGRGVFFYPLGKRDQLILRGEFGMVAAKSRDGIPSDFLFRTGGDQTVRGYGYQTLGVHDGNAVLGGRYLTVASAEYVHWLSSQWGAAVFVDGGNAADSLNGLKPVYGYGAGARWKSPVGPLNLDIAYGQDKKEVRMHFSLGFNF, from the coding sequence ATGATAAAGGCAGCCATCACTTTTCTGGCAACCGCATTGGGTCTTGCCTTGATGCTAATGACACAAACCGCCTTTGCAGATGAAAACCAAGCGATTTTTCACTATGATATTCAGCTTGCGATTCCTGATGCCCAGCGCAAATTGCTGGAGGACAATCTCGACCTCTATCGCTGGCAAAATAGCGAGCGCATGGATGATATCCAGCTTAAGCGGTTAGTCAAACTGGCGCCGGATCAGATACGCGAATTTCTTGGTACGGAAGGTTATTACTCGCCCCGGATTGAAGCAAATGTGGCGCACAAAAATGGCACTTGGGCTGTCATGCTTGTTGTTGAGCCGGGCGAGCCAGTACATGTCACTGCCTTCGATCTTCAAGTTACTGGCCCATTTGATGATAGCTCCACTGAAAACCGTACCCGCCTGGAAAAAATGCGGGCCAACTGGGGGTTGCGACCTGGTGCAGTTTTTCGCCACGATGATTGGGAATCTGCCAAGCGCAACGCCCTTAAGTCATTGTTGCTCGACCGATACCCCGCTGCATCCATCGCAGACAGCCTCTCCACAGTTAATCCAGAGGCCAAAAGCGCAGAACTGCAAGTTACGCTTAACAGCGGCCCTGCATTTACATTTGGCAAACTGGAAATCAAAGGACTTCAACGTTATCCTGCCAGCATTATCGAACGCATGAACCCGGTCAAACCAGGCGAACCGTATTCTCAGGCAAAATTACTGGGGCTTCAGTCTCGCATACAGGACAGCCCCTATTTTGCGAGTGCTGCTGTGAGTGCAGATACAGACCCTGATCACCCCACCAGCGTGCCAATTCAGGTTGAAGTAGTCGAAGCGAAGTCTCAAAAACTGGGTTTTGGTATTGGCATGAGCACCGACACTGGTGCTCGCGGTCAAGTGGATTATCGGGACCTGAACTTCCTCGATCGCGCCTGGCGGCTGAGCGGCGCATTGAAACTCGATCAGAAAGTTCAGTCTTTGAACGGCGATCTGCAATTCCCGCTGACTGAGAATGGCTACAGGGACAGTATCTACACCCAGATCGAGCGCACAAACATTGTCGGGCTAGTGACAAAAAAAATTGCATTTGGCCCCAAGCGAACGTTTATCAGCGGAAAAACTGAAACCAGCTACGGCCTCCGTTATCTGGTTGAGCAACAAGACATCGATGGAGGTGCAAGTACCAAGAGTACGACACTTAGCCCTTCCTATTCCTGGACAATACGCAACATAGATAATGTGCTCTACCCCACACGTGGCTATCTGGTAAACCTCCAGGCTGATGCAGCTTCACGCGCCATGCTTTCCAGCCAGAATTTTTTACGTGGGTATGGCCGTGGAGTATTTTTCTACCCGCTCGGCAAGCGCGACCAGTTGATCCTGCGCGGAGAATTCGGCATGGTGGCGGCTAAAAGCCGCGATGGCATCCCATCGGATTTCCTGTTTCGCACTGGTGGTGATCAGACAGTGCGGGGTTATGGTTATCAAACCCTTGGCGTACATGATGGTAATGCAGTTCTGGGTGGCCGCTATCTGACCGTGGCCAGCGCAGAGTATGTCCATTGGCTATCCAGCCAATGGGGCGCTGCCGTTTTCGTAGATGGTGGTAATGCCGCAGACTCCTTGAACGGATTGAAACCGGTGTATGGCTACGGTGCGGGCGCACGCTGGAAAAGCCCTGTTGGCCCGCTGAACCTGGATATTGCTTACGGTCAGGACAAAAAAGAAGTGCGCATGCACTTCTCTTTGGGATTCAATTTTTAA
- a CDS encoding mechanosensitive ion channel family protein, whose translation MDTITLITSTFNEFGTSTLFTLGTANVTLYRVLGLIFILVFAWWASALVERTIWRVARRGNETRLSDSGVYALSRILRYFLWIVGSIMGLVWLGFDLGSLAIMGGAIGVGIGFGLQNIFSNFISGIIILVEQTLKVGDFVDLQSGIVGTVTEISMRYTRVTTNDSVDIIVPNSEFINGRVTNWTLDEAVRRIHIPFGVAYGTSKELVREAAIAAALTVNGTVNNDRRAPDVWLVKFGDSSLDFELVVWVEKSLMTSPGSTHARFLWAIETELVNRNIEIPFPQRDLHVRSGKLSVHLEGANQQIKSD comes from the coding sequence ATGGACACAATTACACTAATCACCAGCACATTCAACGAGTTTGGCACAAGTACGCTGTTTACCCTCGGCACTGCCAACGTTACCCTTTACCGTGTTCTGGGACTGATCTTCATTCTGGTATTTGCCTGGTGGGCCTCGGCCCTGGTCGAACGCACTATCTGGCGAGTAGCACGCCGTGGCAATGAAACACGCCTGTCGGATTCTGGGGTCTATGCGCTTAGTCGTATCCTGCGCTATTTTTTGTGGATTGTTGGCAGCATCATGGGGCTGGTATGGCTCGGTTTTGACTTGGGTAGCCTGGCTATCATGGGTGGAGCCATCGGTGTTGGTATCGGATTTGGTTTACAGAATATCTTCAGCAATTTTATCTCGGGGATCATTATTCTTGTAGAACAAACGTTGAAGGTGGGCGATTTTGTTGATTTGCAGTCCGGTATTGTAGGTACGGTCACTGAGATCAGCATGCGTTATACCCGCGTTACCACCAACGACTCTGTGGATATTATTGTGCCCAACTCGGAGTTCATTAATGGTCGCGTCACAAACTGGACGCTGGATGAAGCCGTACGTCGTATTCACATTCCTTTTGGGGTGGCTTACGGCACCAGTAAGGAATTAGTCCGGGAAGCTGCCATAGCGGCTGCGCTTACTGTAAACGGTACTGTCAATAATGATCGTCGAGCACCGGATGTCTGGTTAGTGAAGTTCGGTGACAGCAGTCTGGATTTTGAGTTGGTAGTCTGGGTAGAAAAATCTCTGATGACATCGCCTGGCAGCACCCATGCGCGTTTTTTATGGGCTATTGAAACGGAATTAGTGAACCGCAACATCGAGATTCCTTTCCCGCAAAGAGATCTGCATGTGCGTTCTGGTAAATTAAGTGTCCATCTGGAAGGCGCAAACCAGCAAATAAAGAGCGACTGA